The DNA region AGGAGTACTAAGTCTTCGATTTCACTGCCTCTGTAtttccttttacatatttttaccaCCACCTTTTTCTTGAGAAATAGCTTCAAGGCTTCTCTTGATGCAACTGCTTTTgcgttttctttgctttttccacaGCCAGTGCCCAAATACACAGACTTACATCTCAGTTCACAAACAATACTTTCTTGAGAGCTCTTGTTTTGAGGCAGATCTGCCAGTTCCTTTAGCGGGACGAAAACCACATCCAGCGTTGCTTTCAGAGCCTCGACAGCTGCGTTTAGGAGCTCTCCGTGATTCACGCTGGGACTAAAGCCACCAACGGCCACCAACTTCCACGCCACCGTTTTGTACAGTCTATTGAAAAAAGGCTGCTTCTGTTTCACATCTTCATTGGTTAACTTGCAACAAGAGAATTTGACAGAACTCTCGCTCGCCTGTGCAGTACTTTTAGAAGGCAGCTGTGACGTGCCTGTCTGAGAGCTACTCTTAGAAGCCAGCTGGGACACACTTGCTACGGAAGTGCTTTTGGAAACCAGAGAGCCGCTGGTCTGGGAGCTGTTCTTGGAAGCTAACAGTGAAGCAGCTACCTGCGAAGTGCTTTTGGAAGTCAGCATCGTGTTTGCTGAGGTGGTGCTCTTGGGGGTTAGTAAAGATGTGCCTGATGAGGAACTGGTTTTAGAAACTGATGATGAAACACTTGCCTCTGAAGTAGCTTTGGAAGTTAACCCGCTTGAAGCTGTCTCTGAACTAGGTTTAGAAGACAACAGTGGCAACTCTACTTCTGAGCTTCCTGAGGAGCCCAACAAGGGCACCTCAATCTCTGAGATGCTTTGGGAGGCTGAGACTGAAGAGCCTTCCAAAGCACTCTTTTTCGGGGATCCACTTTGTTGCCTGGAATCAGTGGACTGGGTCACATGACTATTCACACTGGATTTCAACAACGAAGAAACAAACGACGCTGAACCATGTTTATCTGGAGCTTCTGCTTCAGAAGCTTTTCCACACCCTACCGCCGTTACCCGAGAGGAAACGCTGCTGCTGCTTTGGCTGGAAACAGAGCGCTCTCCATCACTCGTGGAGCTATTCTGACTCAGGGTGCCAGAGCTCCGAGCGGAGTTCCCACCACTCTCTGATTTGGTAGTTGAGCCCGAACACGCTGAACCGCTTTCCTGCTGAGCTGATGCGCGTTCTGTCTTGGCAGGAATTTTCACATGATCTTGCTCAACTGCAGAGCGGTTTTTTCCTTCTATGGCTCGTTTTTTTGTTGGCTCTTCTACCCcttctgaaaaaaatggaaacaagtaTGTGACTAAGCCTACCTCATACATATCAGCTGAAGATTTACAAGATAGATACTCATATTAAAATAAAGGCACAAGGTGAAAACATTTCAGGATTTGTGGATTCTTTAAAAAGTGTGGAATAACTTCATTAATTTCTTAAAACAGCATTGAATAACATCaacaatctttttattttttaaattttttggttttttttttttttttttctgttttttggccgCCCCGCAGGGCATGTGGGTCTTagttcccggactagggctcgaatccgtgccccctgcagtggaagcgccgtgtcttaaccactggaccgccagggaagtcccctcaataatttctaatattaaaaattcaacagCATAGACAATATTTCACACTTCAAAATCTCACAGTAgtcaaaggaaactatcaaattCAAAGCCTAAAACACAGAGACACATAATTTAGGTTTAACATTCCAATTTGATTAATAACATTATGTAAATTCTAACTTGTTAAAAACTTAGCAATAACGATAATTCCTAATTACATCAAATTTAAGTTCTAAACTCCTATGTATGTTCACATCTATGATCTGCTAACCATTGCTACTCGATATCCCTCTTTTCTTCACCTTGGCAACCAGTTCGTCTCTTGTTGTATGGATTGGAGCATCTGTCACTTTGATGCCTTCAGCCATACTAAGTATTTTATCCATAACTTTTTGAGGGTACctgaaaaaaagaagggaaagacaCTTTAGGAAGTGTTTTTGCTAAGCTGCCACCTCTGGGGTACGAAAACAGGCCACAGGAACTGCATTTCCTGGTTGTAATC from Balaenoptera acutorostrata chromosome 21, mBalAcu1.1, whole genome shotgun sequence includes:
- the CDKN2AIP gene encoding CDKN2A-interacting protein isoform X1 produces the protein MAQEVSEYLSQNPRVAAWVETLRSDGETDKHWRHRREFLLRNAGDLAPAGGAASAHPEEAADAESGTRSRQLQQLISFSMAWANHVFLGCRYPQKVMDKILSMAEGIKVTDAPIHTTRDELVAKVKKRGISSSNEGVEEPTKKRAIEGKNRSAVEQDHVKIPAKTERASAQQESGSACSGSTTKSESGGNSARSSGTLSQNSSTSDGERSVSSQSSSSVSSRVTAVGCGKASEAEAPDKHGSASFVSSLLKSSVNSHVTQSTDSRQQSGSPKKSALEGSSVSASQSISEIEVPLLGSSGSSEVELPLLSSKPSSETASSGLTSKATSEASVSSSVSKTSSSSGTSLLTPKSTTSANTMLTSKSTSQVAASLLASKNSSQTSGSLVSKSTSVASVSQLASKSSSQTGTSQLPSKSTAQASESSVKFSCCKLTNEDVKQKQPFFNRLYKTVAWKLVAVGGFSPSVNHGELLNAAVEALKATLDVVFVPLKELADLPQNKSSQESIVCELRCKSVYLGTGCGKSKENAKAVASREALKLFLKKKVVVKICKRKYRGSEIEDLVLLDEESRPVNLPPALKHPQELL